From Deltaproteobacteria bacterium:
CTTCTCGATGTAGGTGGACAGGCGGTGGAGGATCGTGTCCAGGATCCCGCCCACCTCGCCGGCGGCGATCAGGTTGACGTACAGGTCGTCGAATACGCGCGGGTGGCGCCGCAGGGCGTCGGAGAACGTCGCGCCTGACTCGACGCTCGCCTTCACGCTGCCGATGATGCGCCCGAAGTTGCGGTTCTCCGTCTGCTTCGACAGGATATCGAGGCACTGGACCAGCGGCAGACCGGCGTCGATCATCGTGGCGAGCTGCCGCGTGAACACGACGAGGTCTTTTTCGCCGACGCCGGAGCCGAAACGGATGCTCAACTGCCGCGACGCCTTGCGCACCTTGGTGGGCTGAATGCCCTGTGTGCGCAGTGCCTGGCTCGCCGCGTCCGCGTCGTCGGCCTCGATGACGCCGGATCGGGTCTCGCCCGACCGTGTCCTGCCCTCCCAGTTGAATTTCGGCATGTGCGTTGTCCCTCGCGTGGATTTCGCGCCGGGTCGCGGTCCGGCGCGCGACCGCCCGGGTTAGGCGGCCGGCTTGCGCCCCGACGAAGCCTGCGCGTTGGCAATGATCGTCTTGAGTTCTTCCGGATCCGACGACCTGGCCATAGCGTCCTCCAAAGTGATCTGGCGGCGCAAGAAAAGGTCGCACAGGCTTTGGTTCATCGTCTGCATGCCGAACTTGGACTGGCCGATCTGCATCTGCGAGTAGATCTGGTGCAGTTTGTCCTCGCGGATGAGGTTGCGGATCGCGGGGGTCGGGATCATCACCTCGGATGCGAGGACGCGGCCGGAGCCGGAGGCGCGCGGAATCAGCATTTGACAGATCACGCCCTCGAGCACGAAGGACAGCACCGCGCGTACCTGTGCCTGCTGATGCGGCGGGAACACGTCGATGATGCGGTTGATGCTCTGGATGGCGCTGTTGGTGTGCAGCGTGGCGAAGGCGAGGTGGCCGGTCTCCGCGATGGCCAGCGCCGCCTCGATCGTCTCGAGGTCGCGCAGCTCGCCGATCAGGACGACGTCCGGATCCTGTCGGAGGATGTATTTGAGCGCCTTGGCGA
This genomic window contains:
- a CDS encoding PilT/PilU family type 4a pilus ATPase; amino-acid sequence: LVLVCGPTGSGKSTTLASMIDRINSNHRHHIVTVEDPIEFLHPHKMSVVNQREVGSDTESFAKALKYILRQDPDVVLIGELRDLETIEAALAIAETGHLAFATLHTNSAIQSINRIIDVFPPHQQAQVRAVLSFVLEGVICQMLIPRASGSGRVLASEVMIPTPAIRNLIREDKLHQIYSQMQIGQSKFGMQTMNQSLCDLFLRRQITLEDAMARSSDPEELKTIIANAQASSGRKPAA